From the genome of Burkholderia pyrrocinia:
AGGAGTCCGAACTTCCTCGAAGATTCGTCCGCACCGTTCCAGGAACACCTCACCTTCGGACGTAAGACGGACGCTCCTTACGATGGAATCGAAACGCGGCTTGGCCCCTGGGGGATACCGGTCGCGCTTTTCCAAGCCCTGGGGCACTGAGTGACGGTATCGAACGTCAGGGTCACCATCATTTCGCCAATTGACCGCGCGGAGCCAGCGCGCCGGTTCTATCAGGAGAGGATTCATTAACACTACTGAACATCTCGACGCTTACCTCGAAGCCATGGGCAGGCGCGACGTCGAAGGGATCAAGGCCCACCTGGCAGATAACGTCATCCTCCGTAGCCCGATCGCTCCCGCTCCCTTCGAAGGGAAGGGGCGCGTCGCAGATGTCCTCACCCACCTTTTTGGCACTGTGGACGCCTTCGAACCGAGGTTCCTCATTCGCGAAGGTGCCGACTTTGTCGCTGTCTCCACTATCAGACTCGGCGACAAAGTCATCGATGGCGTGGACCACCTGCATCTAAACGATGAGGGCCTTGGCGACAGCGTGACCGTGGCGTGGCGCCCGCTTCCTGCGGTGGTGGCAATGCAGCAGAAACTTGCCCCGAAATTGGGTGGTAAGGCGATGATGCTGGTTCCCGTGGATCAATCTCCCTGAATCACTCGCCATTGCGATCACCAGAGCGTCGGTTGTGGCGCATCCCCGGATCGGATCGCGGCGCATGCTCATGGGCGGTATCCGAACGTTCAGTGCCCGTTTCGTAGCGTTCATTCGATCCGACGGAACGACCGCCACGGGCCCCCATGTCAACTCATGCAATTCGCATGCGATGACGCCAGGCTCGCTGGCGGGCGAACGGTTGAATCCGCAACTCTGAACGGCCGTTGACCTTCACGGCGGCTGAACGACGGCTTCTTGTAGTTCAGCGGACAAGCGGGAGCCAAAAACCTGCAGGGGAGACGGGCTATCTCTCCCCGCGCCGGGAACGCTCCAGTACGTTCGCGATTGCCCGTGAAAGACAATGTGCAGATCGTACGCTGCAGCAGCGTTGACCGGATCAACTTCCGGATCAACACAGTCTTCGGCTTGGTGAAGAGCTGGCGTCGTCTGGCCATCCTGCATCGATTGCGTAGACCAGTCGTCGAAGTCGAGCAGACCGGTCGCCTTGGCTTTGCAACCAAAGATTGGTCGATCATAGATGACGGTCGGCCACGGCTGCGATTTCAGGCGAACGCCGGCTGATTCTTGACGCTCGGGCGTTCCCGCATTCTCGTGTACCAAGCAAGAAGGGCTTCGCACTCTGCAGGCACGGGCAGCTTCACGATCGACGCAAAGACCAGGCCGCCAATGAGAGTGATGTCGGCCATCGAGAAGGCATCCCCGGCGACAAACAGCTGCTTTTTCAGAACGCCATCAAAGTAGCGCATGCCCCTCAGGGCTTTGTCGCGCTGACGAAACCCCCATTCGGCGTTCTGATAGAGCTCGACGTCGGGCCCAAGCCCTGGCGTGGCATGGTGGAAATAGACACTGATGGCATCGAGCACCTCCAGCTCGGCGCGCTTGCTCATCATGTGGATCACGCCCTTTTCGAGCGGTGTCCTGCCGGTCAGCGTCGGTGCGCCATCGAGCGTATCGAGGTATTCGGTAATGGCGGTGCATTCGGCGATGCAGGTTCCGTCGTTGAGTTCGAGGACCGGCAGCGTGCCCGAGTAGTTTTTCTCGGCGATGAACTCGGGCCTTTTGTGCTCTCCCTCGTAAAGATCGACCATCACGAACTCGACGCGCGATTGCAGATTTTTCTCGGCCAGGGCGATACGGACGCGTGTCGGATAAGGCCCTTCGGGAAAATCGTAAATCGTCATGATCGGGATCGTGGTGACGTCAAAATCAATGGTGCCGGAAGTCATGCTTGCCTCGCTGTGCGCACTGTTACATGGGATCGGACAAAATGGGGAGGTATTGTCCACATTGACTACCTAACGTTCGTTAGGTTTACGGTAGAGGCTATACTCCCCTATGTCAACAGTCATCCCCGTTTGCGGAGGCGGTAGTAGTGAAGAACGATTCAGGCTTGAACTCCAGGGAGCGAATCCTGGTGGCTGCCACCAAGATTGCGCAGGCGCACGGCTACAGCGGCTTGAATTATCGTGATCTCGCCGAGGATGTCGGCATCAAGGCTGCGAGCATCTACCATCACTTCGCAAGCAAGGCCGATCTCGGCGCAGCGGTGACGAGGCGTTATTGGGAGAACTCGGCAGCTACCCTGGATGCGCTTTTGGCCGAATCCGCGGATCCGATCGACTGCCTGCGCCACTATCCCGATACGTTTCGCAAGGCGCTCGAGAGTGGCAATCGCATGTGCCTCTGCAGCTTCATGGCCGCGGAATCTGATGACCTGCCGGAAACGGTGACGAAAGAGGTCCAGACCTTTGCCGATGTGAATGTTGCGTGGCTGAGCCGGGTGCTATCCGCCGCGGCCGTGGTCAGCTCCGAGGATAGCGAACCGCGCGCTCGCGCCATCTTCGCGGCCGTCGCCGGCGCTCAGCTCATTGCCAGGAGTCGCTCGGATATTTCTCTCTATGACGGGCTGATTGAAAGCTATCGCGTTGCTGGTCTTCTGCCCGCATAGCAGTAGCGAGAAACTCGGGCTATGCCGACTCATGTATCGGCGAAGTACGGACGGCCGCTTTTTCACAGGTGACGGACCGACGAACGTTGGATCAGGCGTCACCTTCAATGTCGCTTCATGGCCGACCGCAGACATCTGCCGTCGAGCAAGTCTCGCGAACACCGTCACCTGTTCGTTGGAATCCGTGCCGCGCCCGCCCTGGCACTCCACGATGCGCAATTTTTCGCCCGGAGCCACGCTCGGAAAAAGCGCGTATCGAATCGGCTATCGCCCGACCTTTCCGGCGACGATACGCACTTTTTCACCGCGTCGGCACTCGACGGCGCGATCCGCGCAAACGGCGGCCGGCACACACGCGACGATTCAATTCCTGTCAGGCATCAATCGCCGGATTGAAACGTCATTGCCAATTATTTCGCCACCGGATATCGCAATTCCATTATCCAACCTCATTAAATCGCATATTTTACCGACTCGTCGGGCAATAATTGCGACCACCATTTCAATCGAATATCAGAAAATCTCGAAAACATTATTGACTCCAACTTTCCCGCAAATTTAGAATCCCCTACGACGGCTTACGTTTTATTTTCTACCGCCGCACACGAATCGCCATTCGCCCGTGCGAAGGCCATCCCGGAGACTTTCCCCGCGCCGCACCGGGGAGACGCCCTCTGCCAGTTGAGTTTTCGGCACTGATCAGCCTCTCGCTTATTTGCCACGCAATTCGCTTATTGCAGAAGCACCGCATCCCGACTGATTTCGGGCATTCCCCGAATGTCCATAGCACATAACGAAACGGACAGAAGATCCGTTCATTCGACCATTCCGATAATAATCGCCAGTCACCAGGAGGGACATCAACATGCATCGTCTTGCGAAGTCGCTGTGTCTCGGGTTCGTCTGCGCCGGCCTGCTCGCCGCATGCCACGACGACGACGACATCCGGTCGAGCCGCACGCCGTCGAACCACGCCGCGCTGTCGTTCCGCATGGACACCGGCGGCCAGATCAATGCGTTCTACCGGCAGGACAAGGTCGCCGCGCACCTGCTGGCGCGCTCGTCGACGAAACCGCGCCTGCTCGTGGTCTTCCCTGCCGGCAACAGCGGCACCGGGCTGTGGTTCGACGACACCGCGCAGCCGGTGAACTGGAGCCTCGACACGCCGCCGTCCGCGCTGTCGGCTCCCGACACGCACGGCCGCCCGCTGTACGGTATCGGCGCCGACGTGTCGGTGGACACCGACACGCTGACGATCCGCCAGGGCGTACTCAGCAACGTGCGCTTCCTGCGCGACTTCAACGGCGGCGCGACGATTCCGCAGCAGATCGTCACGGCGCCGACGATCCAGGGCAGCGCCGCGCAATGGCAGCGCGACCGGATCGACGGCGCGCCCGGTTACGCGCTGCGGATCACGCTGCGCGACGGCGGCAGCATCGCGCCGGCAGCGGGCGGCAAGCTCGTGCTGCGCGCACCGGCGGGCTCGCACACGCTGAAGTTGCATGTCGATGCGTTGTCGGGCGAGACGCCGCTGTCGCCGATCACGCGCGCCGATCTTCTCGCGCCGTCCGTGAACCCCGATCCGGTCAGCCAGAACGTGCTCGAATTCCTGAGCTTCCACGACAAGCTGCTGGCCGGCTCGTGGCAGTACGACACGTACTTCGGCCGCGATACGCTGATCTCGGTGCGCATGCTGATGCCCGTGCTCGAACCCGCGGCGATCGAGGCCGGGTTGTCGTCGGTGCTGAGCCGCCTGTCGGTGGACGGCAAGGTCGCGCACGAGGAAGGCATCGGCGAATTCGCGCTGGTCGACAACCAGAAGAACGGGCGGCCGAACGATCCGACGCCGACCTACGACTACAAGATGATCGACAGCGACTACCTGCTCGCGCCGATCGCGGCCGCATGGCTGATCGACGATACGCGCGGCCAGGCCCGCGCGGCCGCCTATCTGGCGCAGCGCGGCAGCGACGGGCAGACCAACGGCAGCCGCCTGGTCGTCAACCTGCTGCACGTCGCGGCGACCGCGCAGCCGTTCGCGCAGCAGCCGTCGGTCGCGAACCTGATCCACCTGCGGCCCGGCGAGATCGTCGGCAACTGGCGCGACAGCACCGACGGGCTCGGCGGCGGCGTCTACCCGTACGACGTCAACGCGGTGCTCGTGCCGGCAGCGTTGCGCGCGGCGAACGCGTTCCTCACGCGCGGCCTGCTCGATCCGTACCTGGATGCCGGGCAGCGCGCGGCGCTCGCCGACACGGCGAACGAAGCCGCCAGGTGGGAAACTCAGGCGCCGCCGCTGTTCCAGGTCAGCGTACCGGCCGCGCAGGCGGCCACCGACGTGTCGGCCTATGCGCCGTCCGCCGGCGTGCCGGCCGGTGCCGCGCCGAGTGCGCCGCTGTCGTTCTACGCGCTGTCGCTCGATCAGCAGGGCAACCCGATTCCGGTGATGAATTCCGACGGCGGCTTCGCGCTGCTGTTCGGCACGCCGCCGGACGACGCGCTCCAGCGAATCGTCACCGACGTCACGCGGCCGTTCCCGACCGGGCTCGTGACCGATGCCGGGATGCTGATCGCGAACCCGGCGTATGCGAACCCGTCGCTGTGGCCGAAGTTCACGAGCTCCGCGTATCACGGCACGGTCATCTGGTCGTGGCAGCAGGCGATGTGGGTGGCCGGGCTCGATCGCCAGCTCGCGCGCCAGGATCTGTCGGCGACAACCCGGGCGTTGCTCACGCAGGCGCGGCAGACGATCTGGCAGGTGATCTCGAACGGACGCGACATGCGCACGTCGGAGATGTGGACGTGGTCCTACGTGAACGGCCAGTACCGGACCGATGCATTCGGCACGCGCAGCGCGGATGCGACCGAAGCCAACGCGGCGCAGCTCTGGAGTACGACGTATCTCGCGATCCGCGATCCGCAGCAGCGCGCGGGCAAGTACTGGTGGCAGGCGTCGCAGCGGATGCAGGACGCGCAGCCGACCGGCACGGCGGCCGTCGCGTCGCGATAGCGCATCGCACGCGGAACACGCAAAAGCCCCGGGGCCGTCTCATCCCGGGGCTTCGGTGCGTGCGACGCCGCTCAACGCATCCGCACGACCACCTTGCCGAACGCGCCGCGTTCGAGATGGTCGAGCGCGGCCGGCAGCGCATCGAACGCATACTCGCGCTCGACCACCGGCTTCAGCTTCAGCCAGTCCACCGCGCGCACGAGATCCTCGAGTGCGCGCCGGTGCGCGACGCCGATCCCCTGCACGGTCGCACGCCCCGTCAGCAGCGGATACACGGACGTCGTCAGCGCATCGCCGCCCAGATTGCCGATCACCGACACGCGGCCGCCCTGCATGAGCGACGACAGCGAACGCCCGAAATTGTCCGCGCCCGCGAGTTCCAGCACGTGATCGGCGCCGCGTCCGCCGGTCAGCGCGCGCACTTCGGCGGCCCAGTCCGGCGTCCGCGTGCGGTTGATCCCGTCGTGCGCGCCGAGCCGCTTCGCGCGCTCGAGCTTCTCGTCGCTGCCCGACACGACGATCACGCGCGCGCCCTGTGCGCTGGCGATCTGCACGGCGAACAATGCAACGCCGCCCGTGCCGATCACGACCACCGTATCGCCCGGCCGCGTCGTCGACGCATCGGCCAGCGCATACCACGCGGTCAACCCTGCGCAGGTGAGCGTGCTGGCCTGCGCGGCGTCGAGCGTGCGCGGCGCGGCCACCAGCGAATCGGCGCCGAGCACCACGTACTCCGACAGCATCCCCGGCCCCGGCACGCCGAGCGGCACGCTGCCGCGCGGCTGGAGGCCGTCCTGCCAGCCGGTGAAGAACGTGCTGATCACTGCGTCGCCGGGCGCGAAATCCGTCACGTCGGCCCCCGTCGCGACGACCTCGCCGCGCATGTCCGAACCGGGCACCAGCGGGAACGGCACGGTCATCCCCATCCCGTCCCGCAGCACCAGCAGGTCGCGATAGTTCAGCGCGACCGCGTCCACGCGCACCAGCACATCGCGCGGGCCCGGCGCCGGAACGGGCACGGTCGCGAGTTGCAGGTGTTGGCGGCCGAATGCCGGCGATTGCCAGCGATACATGAGTGACGACATGGCGACTCCGATAACGAAAACAGTGGAATCGGCAGGATAATGATTCCCGCAGTCACCATGTGGCGCGAATTAATCGACCTATAGTAGACAAAATGGAACCAATCTCGCACGACAGGCTGGCCGGCATCAGCGCGTTCGTCGCTGCCGTCGACGCCGGCAGCTTCGCGCAGGCGGCCGCCCGGCTCGGACAGACCCGCTCGGCAGTCGGAAAGGCGATCGGCCGGCTCGAAGCGCGGCTCGGGACGCGGTTGTTCGTGCGGACCACGCGCAGCCTAGCTCTGACCGACGACGGCCACGCGTTCTACGAACGGTGCGCGCAGGCGCTGGAGGAGCTCAATGCCGCGCAGCACGTGCTCGAAGCGGGCCGCAACGAGGCGACAGGGCGGATTCGCGTGAGCGCGCCCGTCGTGTTCGGCCGCCATCACGTAACGCCGCTGCTGCTCGATCTGGCGGCGCAGCATCCGCAACTGCAGGTCGAAGGGCATTTCACCGATCGCGTCGTCGACTTTGCGGACGAAGGCGTCGATCTCGCCATTCGCAGCGGTGCACTGCCCGACAGCGATACGCTGATCGCGCGGCCGCTCGGCATGCAATCGATGGCGGTCTGTGCGTCGCCCGCGTACCTGCGCACGCGGGGCACGCCGCGCAGTACGGACGAACTTGCCGCCCATCGTTGCATCGTCTACCTGCACGGCGGCCGCGCGAATCCGTGGACGCTGGCCGGGCCGGACGGTCGTGTCGTGCAACCCGCGCTGCATTACCGGCTCGGCTTCGACGACATCGACAGCCTGGTCGCGGCCGCCATGCGCGGCGCGGGGCTCGTTCACCTGCCCGAATGGCTCGTGCGCGACGCGTTGCGCACGGGGGCGCTGGTGCGCGTGCTGGAACACGTGCCGTCGGCCGGCACGCCGATGCATGTGGTGTGGCCCGCGACGCGGTTCCTGCCGTACAAGCTGAGGGTGGCAATCGATGCGATGCTTGCGGCGATTCCGCCGTTGCTCGCACCGTAGGCAGCCGACTTCGACGGGCCGTGCGCGACCCGTCCCGATACCGCACGCGTCACCGCGACACGACCCGGTTCCGCCCTTCCCGCTTCGCCTGGTACAGCCGCTCGTCGACCACCCGCAGCAACGCATCGACCGTGCTGCCGTCGACCCCGTATTGCGCGACGCCGACGCTGACCGTCACCTGCACGCGCTTGAAGTCCAGCCCGAACGGCGAACTCGCGATCGACGAGCGCACGCGCTCGGCCGTCATCCGGGCGCCCTCGAGCGGCATCTCCGGCAGCAGCGCCATGAACTCTTCGCCGCCGACCCGCGCGAGCCCGCCCGCCGGGCGGATCGCCTCGAGGCACTGGCGCACGACACCGCGCAGCACCTCGTCGCCGATCTGGTGCCCGTACGCATCGTTGATGTTCTTGAAATTGTCGAGATCGAGCGCGAGCAGGCAAAACGGCGTGCCGTCGCGCTCGGCCCGGACCATCTCGCGCTCGACCTGCGCGATGAACTGCCGGCGGTTCGATGCGCCCGTCATCGGATCCGTCGCGGCCATGTACTCGAGCTTCTGGTTCGTGCGCCGCAGTTCCTGCAGCGCGCTCTCGGTGCGCGCCATCGATTCCGACAGCCGGCTCATCAGGTCTTCCTGGCGGTAGATCGCCGAGAACGAGCGCGTCGTCTGCAGCGCCTGCACGACGCCATAGCTGAGCAGGAAGAAGCCGCCCGCGAAAATCGCATGTGCAAGCCACCACATGTGATTCCACGGCTTGCCGAGGATGAACGCGAGCGACGACAGC
Proteins encoded in this window:
- a CDS encoding nuclear transport factor 2 family protein, translated to MTARSQRAGSIRRGFINTTEHLDAYLEAMGRRDVEGIKAHLADNVILRSPIAPAPFEGKGRVADVLTHLFGTVDAFEPRFLIREGADFVAVSTIRLGDKVIDGVDHLHLNDEGLGDSVTVAWRPLPAVVAMQQKLAPKLGGKAMMLVPVDQSP
- a CDS encoding glutathione S-transferase codes for the protein MTSGTIDFDVTTIPIMTIYDFPEGPYPTRVRIALAEKNLQSRVEFVMVDLYEGEHKRPEFIAEKNYSGTLPVLELNDGTCIAECTAITEYLDTLDGAPTLTGRTPLEKGVIHMMSKRAELEVLDAISVYFHHATPGLGPDVELYQNAEWGFRQRDKALRGMRYFDGVLKKQLFVAGDAFSMADITLIGGLVFASIVKLPVPAECEALLAWYTRMRERPSVKNQPAFA
- a CDS encoding LysR family transcriptional regulator — protein: MEPISHDRLAGISAFVAAVDAGSFAQAAARLGQTRSAVGKAIGRLEARLGTRLFVRTTRSLALTDDGHAFYERCAQALEELNAAQHVLEAGRNEATGRIRVSAPVVFGRHHVTPLLLDLAAQHPQLQVEGHFTDRVVDFADEGVDLAIRSGALPDSDTLIARPLGMQSMAVCASPAYLRTRGTPRSTDELAAHRCIVYLHGGRANPWTLAGPDGRVVQPALHYRLGFDDIDSLVAAAMRGAGLVHLPEWLVRDALRTGALVRVLEHVPSAGTPMHVVWPATRFLPYKLRVAIDAMLAAIPPLLAP
- a CDS encoding zinc-dependent alcohol dehydrogenase family protein — encoded protein: MSSLMYRWQSPAFGRQHLQLATVPVPAPGPRDVLVRVDAVALNYRDLLVLRDGMGMTVPFPLVPGSDMRGEVVATGADVTDFAPGDAVISTFFTGWQDGLQPRGSVPLGVPGPGMLSEYVVLGADSLVAAPRTLDAAQASTLTCAGLTAWYALADASTTRPGDTVVVIGTGGVALFAVQIASAQGARVIVVSGSDEKLERAKRLGAHDGINRTRTPDWAAEVRALTGGRGADHVLELAGADNFGRSLSSLMQGGRVSVIGNLGGDALTTSVYPLLTGRATVQGIGVAHRRALEDLVRAVDWLKLKPVVEREYAFDALPAALDHLERGAFGKVVVRMR
- a CDS encoding TetR/AcrR family transcriptional regulator codes for the protein MKNDSGLNSRERILVAATKIAQAHGYSGLNYRDLAEDVGIKAASIYHHFASKADLGAAVTRRYWENSAATLDALLAESADPIDCLRHYPDTFRKALESGNRMCLCSFMAAESDDLPETVTKEVQTFADVNVAWLSRVLSAAAVVSSEDSEPRARAIFAAVAGAQLIARSRSDISLYDGLIESYRVAGLLPA
- a CDS encoding GGDEF domain-containing protein, translated to MSTTYAAGEPPRVVSAAARLYAKCLLIGFALLPAYLIAYLWFFSDPHVVFESHAFHEIAIAAATLEGAFVTYVTWVCYRSSGEPLLRWLTLGFLGFAMIYSLHGAFTGMAHHNIWLFLLYGPASRLVMSILLLTGLMSYSLPPDRIEKRTSVRTWLPWIVFFLIVNVAVAYIAYSPVAGALGTRLSMEGGALVFSLLNVGVLLARRIRSPLMVIYGVSIMAFALSSLAFILGKPWNHMWWLAHAIFAGGFFLLSYGVVQALQTTRSFSAIYRQEDLMSRLSESMARTESALQELRRTNQKLEYMAATDPMTGASNRRQFIAQVEREMVRAERDGTPFCLLALDLDNFKNINDAYGHQIGDEVLRGVVRQCLEAIRPAGGLARVGGEEFMALLPEMPLEGARMTAERVRSSIASSPFGLDFKRVQVTVSVGVAQYGVDGSTVDALLRVVDERLYQAKREGRNRVVSR